In the genome of Macrobrachium nipponense isolate FS-2020 chromosome 42, ASM1510439v2, whole genome shotgun sequence, one region contains:
- the LOC135212979 gene encoding protein tramtrack, alpha isoform-like isoform X1, translating to MLESGNTGMNALPVTDDVLFVRRLFLWITPIYTQLCSIRVQYKMSEYCLRWNNHRPNLVTVFSELLTSEALVDVTLATDGHYIHAHKLVLSACSVYFKDLFGANPCKHPIVILKDIRIDDLKTVIDFIYRGEVNVAQDRLQDVLKTAESLRIKGLAENPRNYDEIPCQSTRFPSSGLGPQVARQRSSLTDSREQSLSLEGEEDGEPGTPPSSKRRKITSSHDSSESQHDEQENDNTNRVLNVKDEPVDDRENDKSHSGDTEQESNVNRVADAMLMLQGASQDSGEDSGNAAGTSADATLSSSHSQGSMCRWGAGEPPTLESLLAGPYTPPGPPTPASSPPPPPVVLPSQSLPSSLSLISYPMHPPGPPFHIPKGWPPQFRRMSPNMLMAIEAVRSGKMGFTQAGKTYGVNGRTLWVYYRKLGYEVHNTFRGKKKFFENPAPNMNFTANVNCPGSSKDEEFSQEDVPAIPVVTVVEDDDDEIIPTDNSDSLIDVPVSEGHLQSTSEEHFTSHQPPPPLPHPVHLPQPPPPSNQNEEVTADEASRTLQNLLDSINMKNIWTTSV from the exons TTATGTAGTATAAGAGTACAGTACAAGATGTCAGAATACTGCCTGCGTTGGAACAATCACCGGCCTAACTTGGTGACTGTTTTTTCCGAACTGCTCACTTCAGAAGCTCTAGTAGATGTAACGTTAGCAACCGACGGTCACTACATCCATGCCCATAAATTAGTATTGTCAGCATGTAGTGTTTATTTTAAG GATCTGTTTGGGGCGAACCCATGTAAACATCCAATAGTCATCTTAAAAGATATTAGAATTGATGATCTCAAAACAGTCATTGATTTTATATATCGGGGCGAAGTAAATGTTGCCCAAGACAGACTTCAGGATGTGCTCAAg ACTGCAGAATCACTTAGAATTAAAGGTCTAGCAGAGAATCCTCGTAACTACGATGAGATTCCCTGTCAAAGTACGCGCTTCCCGTCATCTGGCCTTGGGCCACAG GTAGCAAGACAAAGATCGTCCTTAACAGATTCCCGAGAGCAGTCGCTTAGTTTAGAAGGGGAAGAGGATGGAGAACCTGGTACACCACCTTCTTCAAAACGTAGAAAGATTACTTCCTCCCATGACAGTTCCGAAAGTCAACATG ATGAACAAGAAAACGACAATACAAATCGTGTGTTGAATGTTAAGGATGAGCCTGTGGATGACCGTGAAAATGATAAGTCACATTCAGGGGATACAGAACAGGAGTCAAATGTG AATAGGGTAGCAGATGCAATGTTGATGTTGCAGGGAGCAAGTCAGGATAGTGGAGAAGATTCTGGCAATGCTGCAGGGACCAGTGCGGATGCCACCTTATCGTCGTCTCACTCTCAAG GGTCGATGTGTCGATGGGGTGCTGGAGAACCCCCCACGCTGGAGTCGCTCCTGGCTGGGCCTTACACCCCCCCTGGCCCCCCAACACCTGCATCTTCCCCCCCTCCACCTCCTGTAGTTCTGCCTTCTCAATCATTACCCTCGTCCTTGTCCCTTATCTCCTACCCAATGCATCCACCAGGTCCCCCGTTTCATATTCCCAAGGGTTGGCCTCCCCAGTTTCGCAGGATGTCCCCAAATATGCTTATGGCTATTGAGGCTGTGCGCTCAGGGAAAATGGGCTTCACCCAGGCTGGCAAAACTTATGGTGTGAATGGTCGAACGCTGTGGGTATATTATCGTAAATTAGGATATGAAGTACACAATACTTTTAGAGGTAAAAAGAAGTTTTTTGAAAACCCAGCTCCAAACATGAATTTCACTGCAAATGTCAATTGTCCGGGATCTTCTAAAGACGAGGAATTCTCTCAAGAAGATGTACCTGCTATACCTGTTGTAACAGTtgttgaagatgatgatgatgaaatcatACCTACTGATAATAGTGACTCATTAATTGATGTTCCTGTAAGTGAAGGGCATCTTCAGTCTACCAGTGAAGAACATTTTACTTCTCATCAacctccccctcctctgcctcatcCTGTTCATCTCCCTCAGCCACCTCCTCCAAGTAACCAAAATGAGGAAGTTACTGCTGATGAAGCTTCAAGAACACTTCAGAATTTATTAGATTCCattaacatgaaaaatatttgGACAACATCTGTATAA
- the LOC135212979 gene encoding protein bric-a-brac 2-like isoform X3, producing MLESGNTGMNALPVTDDVLFVRRLFLWITPIYTQLCSIRVQYKMSEYCLRWNNHRPNLVTVFSELLTSEALVDVTLATDGHYIHAHKLVLSACSVYFKDLFGANPCKHPIVILKDIRIDDLKTVIDFIYRGEVNVAQDRLQDVLKTAESLRIKGLAENPRNYDEIPCQSTRFPSSGLGPQVARQRSSLTDSREQSLSLEGEEDGEPGTPPSSKRRKITSSHDSSESQHDEQENDNTNRVLNVKDEPVDDRENDKSHSGDTEQESNVNRVADAMLMLQGASQDSGEDSGNAAGTSADATLSSSHSQGPADWSLQQLSPWWASVLPALTRHHHHHRSPALRPPPLHPSMAHLPSMRSMAAASGGGGGGIGSCGRMLGTASGKTVDGGGGGGGVGGNVSPRPPVTLPLDQMSLVAVLGKEVSPQMIQALQAVAARRESFSSAAKLYAVSVTTLWRYSKKLGLTESSHK from the exons TTATGTAGTATAAGAGTACAGTACAAGATGTCAGAATACTGCCTGCGTTGGAACAATCACCGGCCTAACTTGGTGACTGTTTTTTCCGAACTGCTCACTTCAGAAGCTCTAGTAGATGTAACGTTAGCAACCGACGGTCACTACATCCATGCCCATAAATTAGTATTGTCAGCATGTAGTGTTTATTTTAAG GATCTGTTTGGGGCGAACCCATGTAAACATCCAATAGTCATCTTAAAAGATATTAGAATTGATGATCTCAAAACAGTCATTGATTTTATATATCGGGGCGAAGTAAATGTTGCCCAAGACAGACTTCAGGATGTGCTCAAg ACTGCAGAATCACTTAGAATTAAAGGTCTAGCAGAGAATCCTCGTAACTACGATGAGATTCCCTGTCAAAGTACGCGCTTCCCGTCATCTGGCCTTGGGCCACAG GTAGCAAGACAAAGATCGTCCTTAACAGATTCCCGAGAGCAGTCGCTTAGTTTAGAAGGGGAAGAGGATGGAGAACCTGGTACACCACCTTCTTCAAAACGTAGAAAGATTACTTCCTCCCATGACAGTTCCGAAAGTCAACATG ATGAACAAGAAAACGACAATACAAATCGTGTGTTGAATGTTAAGGATGAGCCTGTGGATGACCGTGAAAATGATAAGTCACATTCAGGGGATACAGAACAGGAGTCAAATGTG AATAGGGTAGCAGATGCAATGTTGATGTTGCAGGGAGCAAGTCAGGATAGTGGAGAAGATTCTGGCAATGCTGCAGGGACCAGTGCGGATGCCACCTTATCGTCGTCTCACTCTCAAG GCCCTGCTGACTGGTCCCTGCAGCAGCTCAGTCCTTGGTGGGCATCCGTGTTACCGGCTCTGACGcgacatcatcatcaccatcggtCTCCAGCCCTTCGCCCACCACCACTTCACCCGTCTATGGCCCACCTTCCCTCAATGCGCTCAATGGCAGCAGCcagtgggggtggtgggggtggtaTAGGTTCATGTGGACGAATGTTAGGAACGGCGTCTGGGAAGACGGTAGAtggtggaggtggagggggaggagttGGAGGCAATGTTAGTCCCCGTCCTCCCGTTACTCTTCCGCTAGACCAGATGTCTTTAGTTGCTGTGTTAGGGAAAGAAGTGTCCCCTCAGATGATACAAGCTCTACAGGCTGTGGCTGCCAGAAGGGAAAGTTTTTCTTCTGCTGCCAAATTATATGCAGTTTCAGTGACGACACTCTGGCGATATTCAAAGAAACTAGGACTCACTGAATCCTCTCACAAATAA
- the LOC135212979 gene encoding protein tramtrack, alpha isoform-like isoform X4, whose product MLESGNTGMNALPVTDDVLFVRRLFLWITPIYTQLCSIRVQYKMSEYCLRWNNHRPNLVTVFSELLTSEALVDVTLATDGHYIHAHKLVLSACSVYFKDLFGANPCKHPIVILKDIRIDDLKTVIDFIYRGEVNVAQDRLQDVLKTAESLRIKGLAENPRNYDEIPCQSTRFPSSGLGPQVARQRSSLTDSREQSLSLEGEEDGEPGTPPSSKRRKITSSHDSSESQHDEQENDNTNRVLNVKDEPVDDRENDKSHSGDTEQESNVNRVADAMLMLQGASQDSGEDSGNAAGTSADATLSSSHSQGVVGVVGQFPSLSATRQQQLLLYPNSPYPKLQAANGSTITIRQGTPDSFLRAIDEVREGRMGFCKAGRLYGVSHATLQKYYKAMGYVLRNQTNNPNFRKRPDGMPLEPRRRYYSVPTAHSDLPYLPNNRMLFPHIIAILVAVIIMFKI is encoded by the exons TTATGTAGTATAAGAGTACAGTACAAGATGTCAGAATACTGCCTGCGTTGGAACAATCACCGGCCTAACTTGGTGACTGTTTTTTCCGAACTGCTCACTTCAGAAGCTCTAGTAGATGTAACGTTAGCAACCGACGGTCACTACATCCATGCCCATAAATTAGTATTGTCAGCATGTAGTGTTTATTTTAAG GATCTGTTTGGGGCGAACCCATGTAAACATCCAATAGTCATCTTAAAAGATATTAGAATTGATGATCTCAAAACAGTCATTGATTTTATATATCGGGGCGAAGTAAATGTTGCCCAAGACAGACTTCAGGATGTGCTCAAg ACTGCAGAATCACTTAGAATTAAAGGTCTAGCAGAGAATCCTCGTAACTACGATGAGATTCCCTGTCAAAGTACGCGCTTCCCGTCATCTGGCCTTGGGCCACAG GTAGCAAGACAAAGATCGTCCTTAACAGATTCCCGAGAGCAGTCGCTTAGTTTAGAAGGGGAAGAGGATGGAGAACCTGGTACACCACCTTCTTCAAAACGTAGAAAGATTACTTCCTCCCATGACAGTTCCGAAAGTCAACATG ATGAACAAGAAAACGACAATACAAATCGTGTGTTGAATGTTAAGGATGAGCCTGTGGATGACCGTGAAAATGATAAGTCACATTCAGGGGATACAGAACAGGAGTCAAATGTG AATAGGGTAGCAGATGCAATGTTGATGTTGCAGGGAGCAAGTCAGGATAGTGGAGAAGATTCTGGCAATGCTGCAGGGACCAGTGCGGATGCCACCTTATCGTCGTCTCACTCTCAAG GGGTCGTGGGTGTTGTGGGCCAGTTCCCCTCTCTGTCTGCTACCAGGCAGCAGCAACTGTTGTTGTATCCTAATTCACCTTATCCAAAACTGCAAGCTGCCAATGGTTCTACCATAACCATCCGCCAAGGCACTCCAGATAGTTTCTTGCGTGCCATAGACGAAGTGCGGGAGGGAAGGATGGGTTTTTGTAAAGCTGGTCGCCTTTATGGAGTTAGCCATGCCACTCTTCAGAAGTATTATAAAGCAATGGGGTATGTCCTGCGTAATCAGACTAACAATCCCAatttccgtaaaagaccagatgGGATGCCACTAGAGCCTCGCCGCAGGTATTACTCGGTTCCAACAGCACACTCTGACTTGCCTTATCTTCCAAACAACAGAATGCTATTTCCACATATCATAGCAATCCTTGTAGCAGTAATTATCATGTTCAAAATTTGA
- the LOC135212979 gene encoding protein tramtrack, alpha isoform-like isoform X2 codes for MSEYCLRWNNHRPNLVTVFSELLTSEALVDVTLATDGHYIHAHKLVLSACSVYFKDLFGANPCKHPIVILKDIRIDDLKTVIDFIYRGEVNVAQDRLQDVLKTAESLRIKGLAENPRNYDEIPCQSTRFPSSGLGPQVARQRSSLTDSREQSLSLEGEEDGEPGTPPSSKRRKITSSHDSSESQHDEQENDNTNRVLNVKDEPVDDRENDKSHSGDTEQESNVNRVADAMLMLQGASQDSGEDSGNAAGTSADATLSSSHSQGSMCRWGAGEPPTLESLLAGPYTPPGPPTPASSPPPPPVVLPSQSLPSSLSLISYPMHPPGPPFHIPKGWPPQFRRMSPNMLMAIEAVRSGKMGFTQAGKTYGVNGRTLWVYYRKLGYEVHNTFRGKKKFFENPAPNMNFTANVNCPGSSKDEEFSQEDVPAIPVVTVVEDDDDEIIPTDNSDSLIDVPVSEGHLQSTSEEHFTSHQPPPPLPHPVHLPQPPPPSNQNEEVTADEASRTLQNLLDSINMKNIWTTSV; via the exons ATGTCAGAATACTGCCTGCGTTGGAACAATCACCGGCCTAACTTGGTGACTGTTTTTTCCGAACTGCTCACTTCAGAAGCTCTAGTAGATGTAACGTTAGCAACCGACGGTCACTACATCCATGCCCATAAATTAGTATTGTCAGCATGTAGTGTTTATTTTAAG GATCTGTTTGGGGCGAACCCATGTAAACATCCAATAGTCATCTTAAAAGATATTAGAATTGATGATCTCAAAACAGTCATTGATTTTATATATCGGGGCGAAGTAAATGTTGCCCAAGACAGACTTCAGGATGTGCTCAAg ACTGCAGAATCACTTAGAATTAAAGGTCTAGCAGAGAATCCTCGTAACTACGATGAGATTCCCTGTCAAAGTACGCGCTTCCCGTCATCTGGCCTTGGGCCACAG GTAGCAAGACAAAGATCGTCCTTAACAGATTCCCGAGAGCAGTCGCTTAGTTTAGAAGGGGAAGAGGATGGAGAACCTGGTACACCACCTTCTTCAAAACGTAGAAAGATTACTTCCTCCCATGACAGTTCCGAAAGTCAACATG ATGAACAAGAAAACGACAATACAAATCGTGTGTTGAATGTTAAGGATGAGCCTGTGGATGACCGTGAAAATGATAAGTCACATTCAGGGGATACAGAACAGGAGTCAAATGTG AATAGGGTAGCAGATGCAATGTTGATGTTGCAGGGAGCAAGTCAGGATAGTGGAGAAGATTCTGGCAATGCTGCAGGGACCAGTGCGGATGCCACCTTATCGTCGTCTCACTCTCAAG GGTCGATGTGTCGATGGGGTGCTGGAGAACCCCCCACGCTGGAGTCGCTCCTGGCTGGGCCTTACACCCCCCCTGGCCCCCCAACACCTGCATCTTCCCCCCCTCCACCTCCTGTAGTTCTGCCTTCTCAATCATTACCCTCGTCCTTGTCCCTTATCTCCTACCCAATGCATCCACCAGGTCCCCCGTTTCATATTCCCAAGGGTTGGCCTCCCCAGTTTCGCAGGATGTCCCCAAATATGCTTATGGCTATTGAGGCTGTGCGCTCAGGGAAAATGGGCTTCACCCAGGCTGGCAAAACTTATGGTGTGAATGGTCGAACGCTGTGGGTATATTATCGTAAATTAGGATATGAAGTACACAATACTTTTAGAGGTAAAAAGAAGTTTTTTGAAAACCCAGCTCCAAACATGAATTTCACTGCAAATGTCAATTGTCCGGGATCTTCTAAAGACGAGGAATTCTCTCAAGAAGATGTACCTGCTATACCTGTTGTAACAGTtgttgaagatgatgatgatgaaatcatACCTACTGATAATAGTGACTCATTAATTGATGTTCCTGTAAGTGAAGGGCATCTTCAGTCTACCAGTGAAGAACATTTTACTTCTCATCAacctccccctcctctgcctcatcCTGTTCATCTCCCTCAGCCACCTCCTCCAAGTAACCAAAATGAGGAAGTTACTGCTGATGAAGCTTCAAGAACACTTCAGAATTTATTAGATTCCattaacatgaaaaatatttgGACAACATCTGTATAA